In Arthrobacter sp. SLBN-112, a genomic segment contains:
- a CDS encoding universal stress protein, whose translation MAGNGKYKIVVGVDGSEQSRAAMDWAVQESRLRKGEVQAVTAWSFPYVSDALGTAWDYEIFEKDAQAILEAELERVKDQDVALTGRIVEGNPASALIEASKDADLIAVGSRGHGGFTGMMLGSVSHQTIHHAHCPVLVIREPGVD comes from the coding sequence ATGGCCGGTAACGGAAAGTACAAGATCGTGGTGGGGGTGGACGGATCGGAGCAGTCCCGGGCCGCCATGGACTGGGCCGTGCAGGAGTCCAGGCTGCGGAAGGGTGAGGTCCAGGCCGTGACCGCCTGGAGCTTCCCTTACGTCAGTGATGCCCTCGGCACTGCCTGGGATTACGAGATCTTCGAGAAAGACGCCCAGGCGATCCTGGAGGCTGAACTGGAGCGCGTCAAGGACCAGGACGTGGCCCTCACCGGCCGCATAGTGGAGGGCAACCCGGCATCGGCGCTCATTGAGGCTTCCAAGGACGCCGACCTCATAGCGGTGGGCTCGCGCGGGCATGGCGGATTCACCGGAATGATGCTCGGCTCCGTTTCGCACCAGACCATCCACCACGCGCACTGCCCGGTGCTGGTCATCCGCGAACCGGGCGTCGACTAG
- a CDS encoding isoprenylcysteine carboxylmethyltransferase family protein: MDSGGSVPRSSQWGRAYFAVQAVAGCLWWVAVFLSPAVRRATLGGLDPVLVAVFDVPLFVLASAAAACGVRSAAIAGALWTTFVAVAMAVYATVTTQAGIGVLAMGAATAGSLAALCLVLLGRIPTAWIVRGPFAFRPARKRTHAGFHVAATLGQIMVFWGFFLGVVPACLAVLEQRWRLAVAFPAFAAPAGVVILILASALGIWSAAVMSTLGGGTPLPSAMANRLVIAGPYLWIRNPMAVAGIIQGAAVGLILQSWLVVGYAVLGSLAWNYAVRPLEEADLTERFGDEFRQYSRAVRCWIPRVPGTRRTQSAAGSR; the protein is encoded by the coding sequence ATGGATTCGGGGGGATCTGTGCCGCGGTCGAGCCAGTGGGGCAGGGCGTATTTTGCCGTTCAGGCTGTCGCCGGGTGTTTGTGGTGGGTAGCGGTCTTCCTGTCTCCTGCGGTGCGCCGGGCAACACTTGGCGGCCTGGACCCGGTCCTTGTTGCCGTGTTCGATGTCCCGCTGTTTGTTCTTGCCTCCGCGGCCGCAGCCTGCGGGGTGCGGTCTGCGGCCATTGCCGGCGCCTTGTGGACCACCTTTGTCGCCGTCGCCATGGCCGTCTATGCCACGGTGACAACCCAGGCGGGCATCGGCGTGCTGGCCATGGGCGCGGCCACGGCAGGTTCGCTCGCCGCACTCTGCCTCGTCCTGCTCGGCCGCATCCCCACTGCGTGGATTGTCCGGGGCCCGTTTGCCTTCCGTCCGGCCCGGAAACGCACGCACGCGGGATTCCATGTGGCTGCCACGCTCGGGCAGATTATGGTGTTCTGGGGTTTCTTCCTGGGGGTGGTACCGGCCTGCCTGGCCGTTCTCGAACAGCGCTGGAGGCTGGCAGTGGCCTTTCCCGCATTTGCTGCCCCTGCCGGCGTCGTAATCCTCATCCTTGCCAGCGCGTTGGGAATCTGGTCTGCCGCCGTGATGTCCACCCTCGGGGGCGGAACACCGTTGCCGTCTGCGATGGCCAACCGGTTGGTTATAGCCGGCCCCTACCTCTGGATCCGCAACCCGATGGCTGTGGCGGGCATTATCCAGGGAGCCGCGGTGGGCCTGATCCTGCAATCGTGGTTGGTCGTGGGATACGCAGTCCTCGGCTCACTGGCGTGGAACTACGCCGTGCGGCCCCTTGAGGAAGCGGACCTCACGGAGCGGTTCGGCGACGAGTTCCGGCAGTACAGCCGGGCGGTCCGCTGCTGGATCCCCAGGGTCCCCGGAACCCGCCGAACCCAGTCGGCGGCAGGTTCGCGGTAA
- a CDS encoding AAA family ATPase has translation MPLRTYPIRRLAEDPSNVLDRARWPAALPPVAHILDQGLDLGPATILLGENGSGKSTLVEGIALAYGLSPEGGSTGARHSTRRTESVLGDHLQLVRNAGATRRGYFLRAETMHGLYTYLEENPSTSSPDIPFHDMSHGESFLQLAADRFRGAGLWVLDEPESALSFSGCLSLLSVLKDLLAGGQSQVIMSTHSPLLAALPGATILEAGPWGLRARSWADLELVTNWQKFMDSPERYLRHL, from the coding sequence ATGCCCCTGCGCACCTACCCGATCCGGCGGCTGGCAGAGGACCCGTCGAATGTCCTGGACCGCGCACGCTGGCCGGCCGCCCTGCCGCCGGTGGCCCACATCCTCGACCAGGGGCTCGACCTGGGCCCGGCCACCATCCTGCTGGGCGAGAACGGCTCGGGAAAATCCACGCTGGTGGAAGGCATCGCGCTCGCCTACGGGCTCTCCCCGGAGGGCGGGTCAACGGGGGCCCGGCACAGCACCCGGCGTACCGAATCCGTCCTCGGCGACCATTTGCAGCTGGTCCGGAACGCCGGCGCCACCCGGCGGGGCTACTTTCTCCGGGCCGAGACCATGCACGGGCTTTATACATACCTCGAAGAGAACCCCAGCACGTCTAGTCCGGACATCCCGTTCCATGACATGTCCCACGGCGAGTCCTTCCTGCAGTTGGCCGCCGACCGTTTCCGCGGAGCCGGACTCTGGGTTCTGGACGAACCGGAGTCCGCCCTGTCCTTCTCGGGTTGCCTGAGTCTTCTGTCCGTCCTGAAGGACTTGTTGGCCGGCGGCCAGTCCCAGGTGATCATGTCCACCCATTCGCCGTTGCTCGCCGCCTTGCCCGGCGCCACCATCCTGGAAGCGGGACCCTGGGGGTTGCGGGCCAGGTCCTGGGCGGACCTGGAGCTCGTGACGAATTGGCAAAAGTTCATGGACTCGCCCGAACGCTACCTCCGCCACCTCTAG
- a CDS encoding glycogen debranching N-terminal domain-containing protein has product MAGWNADTAAGPVGAGTVTLVEGSCFCISLANGDIHPEHPHGAFHEDTRILSRWNLTVNDQPLEPLTAETKEPYRALFIGRVPRSDGYADSPLIVERLREVTAGIFEEITLRNYSADAVECDISISVEADFADLFEVKEARVQRHWVESRHPLDDSLTIRAVWHDVLKAVSVTGRGAIATPHALKYQVVVAPRGEWSTLVSVVPVSDGGTAPLAPPFEQAAHGMSPNDRRRQEWVAKIPKLHMGNRSIERTLRRSYDDLGALRIEDPAHPDRIVVAAGAPWFMTLFGRDSLWASEMALPVDPSLALGTLQTLADRQGKVVDPMSEEEPGKILHEVRLGVSSGLALGGKSVYYGSVDATPQFVMTLGSVSRWGFAKDTIAALLPYADRALDWVREYGDKDGDGFVEYSRLNDQGLINQGWKDSWDGINFVDGALAEPPIALCEVQALVYSALLSRAWMAYDAGDAPLAAQLTDEAARLKKKFNDEFWLPDRGYYAVALDGKKRPVDACASNMGQCLWHGIVDDDKAPLVAERLMSPEMFSGWGVRTLATDMGAYNPASYHNGSVWPHDNAIIAAGLLRYGFVEEAQRIATALLEAADYCNGRLPELFCGFSREQVSEPVPYPTACSPQAWAAATPIMLITSLMRYDAHVSRGGFWMDPVLPEAYGDLHITNAPIAGGRMSIDITGSEPSVQGLPEGIRFHREHRPWLTELLAQAGLGSEPGRP; this is encoded by the coding sequence ATGGCTGGATGGAATGCTGATACTGCTGCCGGACCTGTTGGTGCCGGAACCGTCACCCTGGTGGAGGGATCGTGCTTCTGTATTTCCCTGGCCAATGGAGACATCCATCCCGAACATCCCCACGGCGCTTTCCACGAGGACACGCGGATCCTTTCGCGCTGGAACCTGACGGTGAATGACCAGCCCCTTGAGCCGCTGACGGCGGAGACTAAGGAGCCCTACCGTGCACTGTTCATCGGCCGTGTTCCGCGCTCGGACGGGTACGCCGACAGCCCTCTCATCGTGGAGCGGCTGCGGGAAGTGACGGCCGGAATCTTCGAGGAGATCACCCTCAGGAATTACTCCGCTGACGCCGTCGAGTGCGACATTTCCATCAGCGTTGAAGCGGATTTCGCGGATCTCTTCGAAGTAAAAGAGGCGCGGGTCCAGCGCCACTGGGTGGAATCCCGGCATCCTTTGGATGATTCCCTGACCATCAGGGCTGTGTGGCACGACGTCCTGAAGGCCGTCAGCGTGACCGGGAGGGGCGCCATCGCCACACCGCATGCCCTCAAGTACCAGGTGGTTGTTGCGCCACGCGGCGAATGGAGCACGCTGGTGAGCGTGGTGCCTGTTTCCGACGGCGGTACTGCACCGCTGGCCCCGCCCTTCGAGCAGGCTGCGCACGGCATGTCCCCGAATGACCGCCGACGGCAGGAATGGGTTGCGAAGATTCCCAAACTCCATATGGGAAACCGTTCCATCGAACGGACTCTCCGCCGCAGCTATGACGATCTCGGGGCGCTCCGCATCGAAGATCCCGCACATCCGGATAGGATCGTGGTCGCCGCCGGTGCACCATGGTTCATGACGCTGTTTGGGCGTGATTCGCTCTGGGCTTCGGAAATGGCCCTTCCCGTGGACCCCAGCCTCGCCCTTGGAACGTTGCAGACGTTGGCTGACCGCCAGGGCAAGGTGGTGGATCCGATGAGCGAGGAGGAACCCGGGAAGATCCTGCACGAGGTCAGGCTGGGTGTCTCCAGCGGACTGGCTCTGGGCGGCAAGTCGGTGTACTACGGCAGCGTTGACGCTACGCCCCAGTTCGTCATGACGCTTGGATCGGTCAGCCGCTGGGGCTTTGCCAAGGACACCATCGCCGCTCTCCTGCCGTACGCGGACCGGGCGCTGGACTGGGTTCGCGAATATGGCGACAAAGACGGCGACGGATTCGTCGAGTACTCCCGGCTCAATGACCAGGGCCTGATCAACCAAGGCTGGAAGGACTCGTGGGACGGCATCAATTTCGTCGACGGCGCGCTGGCCGAGCCTCCCATCGCGCTGTGCGAAGTGCAGGCTTTGGTCTATTCGGCGTTGCTGTCACGAGCGTGGATGGCATACGACGCCGGGGACGCACCCCTGGCCGCGCAGCTTACTGATGAGGCGGCGCGGCTCAAGAAAAAGTTCAACGACGAGTTCTGGCTGCCTGACCGTGGCTACTACGCTGTGGCGCTGGACGGCAAGAAGCGTCCGGTGGACGCCTGCGCCTCTAACATGGGGCAATGCCTCTGGCACGGCATTGTCGATGACGATAAAGCACCGCTCGTTGCCGAGCGGCTCATGTCGCCGGAGATGTTCAGCGGCTGGGGTGTCCGCACGCTGGCCACCGACATGGGGGCCTATAACCCCGCCAGCTACCACAATGGGTCCGTGTGGCCGCACGACAACGCCATCATCGCTGCGGGCCTGTTGCGATACGGCTTCGTGGAAGAGGCGCAGCGGATTGCCACCGCCCTCCTGGAAGCAGCCGATTACTGCAACGGCCGGCTCCCGGAGCTATTTTGCGGCTTCAGCCGTGAACAGGTCAGCGAGCCTGTCCCGTATCCGACGGCGTGCTCGCCGCAGGCGTGGGCGGCGGCCACACCGATTATGTTGATCACCAGCCTCATGAGGTATGACGCCCATGTGTCGCGCGGAGGCTTCTGGATGGACCCGGTACTGCCTGAAGCCTACGGAGACCTCCACATCACCAACGCGCCCATTGCCGGGGGCCGGATGAGCATCGACATCACTGGTTCCGAGCCGTCGGTGCAGGGTCTGCCGGAGGGCATAAGGTTCCATCGCGAACACCGGCCATGGCTGACAGAACTGTTGGCGCAAGCCGGCCTGGGAAGTGAGCCTGGGCGGCCGTGA